A region of the Actinomycetota bacterium genome:
TGCGGTATTGGCGGCGCTCGAGCGGTTGCACGATCCGGATTCGGCCAAACGTGCGATGCACGCTGCGCGAGCGGCCGGCTATGCCAACGTGAACCTCGACCTGATCTACGGCGCCAACGGCGAAACGCTCGAGTCGTGGGAGCGTACGCTGCGCGCGACGGTCGACCTTCAGCCCGAACACGTTTCCGCGTACGCGCTGACGATCGAGCAGTCGACCCCGCTGGGGCGGAAGGTACAACGCGGCGTCGTGCCGGCACCCGACGCCGACTTGCAAGCCGACATGTTCGAGCTCGCGTGCGAAGTGCTCGGCGAGGCAGGCTTCCGCCACTACGAGGTGTCCAACTGGGCGAAGCCCGGGCTCGAGTGCAGGCACAACCTCGGGTACTGGGAGCGGCGGCCTTACCTCGGGCTTGGTGCCGGCGCGCACTCGTACCGCGACGACGGCCGGTGGTGGAACGTGCGTCCACCCGAGGAGTATCTGTCGCTGGTCGAGAATGGACGGCTCCCGATCGGCGGCGACGAACGGCTCGAACCGAGCGACGCCCACCTCGAAGAGGTGTTCCTCCGATTGCGCATCCTCGAAGGGGTGCCGTCTTCGTGGATCGAAGACGAGCGGTCGGCCCCGTTCGTAGAGTCAGGCTTGCTCCTCGAAATCGACGGGGCGCTCGTGCCGACCGAGCGAGGAATGCTCTTGTTGAACGAGCTCGTCCTCGCGCTCGCCGGCTAGGCCTGCGACGGACCGAGGTTCGAGCCGCAGAGCGTCTCGCCGGACTGGAACGACGGCGGACCGGGGCCGACGGGTTCGGTGAACTCCCGAACGTCGACGATCGTCACAGTGACGTCGTCGTTGAGCGAGTATGTAATCGCGGTCGCCCGCCAGACGGAGTCCGTCGAATCCGGCGGATCCTCCGTCGCCGTGGTGTGGATCAGCACGCGTCCGTCCGGGGAGTCCTCGCAGCGGAGCGTTTCAATGTCGAACGCGTCGCCACCGAGCCACAGCTGGGGTTCCACTCCCGGTTCGAGTCCGCCTCGCGGGTACCCCGGCGGCGCCACCGTCACGGGACCGAGCCCGGCTCCGCCGTCTCCCAGCTGTACATCGAACAGCTTCAGCCCGACGATCGAGAACTGAACGTTCTGGATCAGGACCTCGTCGACCCCGTCACCATCCACGTCGGGCGCGGAGAACGCCGAGCAGAACGAGTCACACTCGAGGGGTCCGTACGACGTGTCTGCCAGTCCGTCACCGGTGACGTCGACCGCCAGCACCTGCATGCCGTCGCCGAGGTCGGGGCATGCGGTATCGCCCGCCTTCGTCGCCACGTACACCTTGCCGTCAACGCCCGGTGCGAACTCGCCTCGAACGCTCGTCACGTTGCAGACCGGGAACCCGAGACCGATGTCCTTCCCGGCACGCGTGGGGCTCGCTGTCGGTGTCGGTGTCGGTGTCGGCGTCGGAACGACCGGCGCGTCATCGGGCGCCGCCGCCCAGGCCGGCTCGCCGAGCGCGCCGGCGACGGCCGTCGGCTCTCCGCCGCTGGCGGGAATCGTGTAGACCTGTCCGGTGTCGGCCGAGAACACGATCGACCCACCATCCGGTGACCATGCCGGGCTGGCGAGGTTCGGCAGCGCGTCGAATACGAGTGTCTGATCAGACCCATCCGGCGCCATGGTGTACAAGCCGAAGCCGCGCGGCACGCCACGGACGAACGCGATCCGATCCATGTCCCACGACCAAGCAGGCCAGACCTCGCTCTCATCGGAGGTACGAGTCACGTTCGTTAGCTGCGATTCACCGAGCCGAACTACATAGATGTCCCACGTGTCGTTCGTCCCCGGTCCCGGGTAATCGCCCGTGGCGCCTTGGAAGGCGAGGCGGTTTCCGTCAGGTGCCCACGTCGGGTCACCGGTCAACATGTTGTCCGTTCCCGGGATGAGGTGAGTAGCGCCGGTGGCCAAGTCCAGGATGTAGATGCCGAAGGGCCCGCCCGGGACGTCTCCATTGAACGCGATCCTCGTGCCGTCGGGTGACCAGGCCGGATCCTGGACAACGGCCGGCTCGTTGGTGAGCCAGGTCGGCGGCCCACCCTCGATCGGGACGGTCGCGAGGACCGCTACCTGTTCGCTCACGAACG
Encoded here:
- the hemW gene encoding radical SAM family heme chaperone HemW, which codes for MSAGLYVHVPFCVTRCGYCDFNAYAGLDHLRSRYIAALVREADLAADEWSGETFVSVFLGGGTPTTLDVEDLQALLTRLRSTVDVASDAEITIEANPDTVDRAGLSGLLDAGYARLSMGAQSFDHAVLAALERLHDPDSAKRAMHAARAAGYANVNLDLIYGANGETLESWERTLRATVDLQPEHVSAYALTIEQSTPLGRKVQRGVVPAPDADLQADMFELACEVLGEAGFRHYEVSNWAKPGLECRHNLGYWERRPYLGLGAGAHSYRDDGRWWNVRPPEEYLSLVENGRLPIGGDERLEPSDAHLEEVFLRLRILEGVPSSWIEDERSAPFVESGLLLEIDGALVPTERGMLLLNELVLALAG